In Gymnogyps californianus isolate 813 chromosome 1, ASM1813914v2, whole genome shotgun sequence, the following are encoded in one genomic region:
- the LMOD2 gene encoding leiomodin-2 isoform X2: protein MSTFGYRRELSKYEDIDEDELLASLTEEELKELERELEDIEPDRNLPVGQRQKSLTEKTPTGTFSREALMAYWERETRKLLEKERLGACDKQEEDNSEDIHEEYFTESNSEVSEEAYTEEDDEEQEEDEEEDEDESDDEDEEKQNAAAGERPEDGTSSDHIRRKKCNGAKDNENLLNGHDGKDTDNLSLKSSAIHPCGNPTVIEDALEKVRSNDPDTTEVNLNNIENITSQMLIQFSQALRDNTVVKSFSLANTHADDNVAIAIAGMLKVNQHITSLNIESNFITGKGVLAIMRALQTNKVLTELRFHNQRHIMGSQVEMDIVKLLKENTTLVKLGYHFELAGPRMSMTSILTRNMDKQRQKRMQEQRQQESGCDGAINPKTKVLQKGTPRSSPYVSPKSSPWSSPKLPKKAPPVKSQPPAPAPPPPPPPPPPPPPPPPPPVIPEKKAPTRNIAEVIKQQESSKKALQNGQKKKKGKKSKKDENSILKEIKDSLKSVSDRKSEEGSRPSSRPSTPQRSLHDNLMEAIRASSIKQLRRVEVPEALR from the exons CTCAGTAAATATGAAGACATTGACGAAGATGAGCTCCTCGCTTCTCTCACTGAAGaggagctgaaggagctggagcGGGAGCTGGAGGACATAGAGCCCGACCGTAACCTTCCAGTGGGACAACGGCAGAAGAGTCTGACGGAGAAAACACCGACGGGGACTTTCAGCCGAGAAGCGCTGATGGCCTATTGGGAGAGGGAGACCAGGAAACTcttagaaaaagagagattgGGTGCGTGTGACAAG CAAGAAGAAGACAATTCAGAAGACATTCACGAAgaatatttcacagaaagcaaTAGTGAAGTGTCTGAGGAGGCATATACTGAAGAGGATgatgaagaacaagaagaagatgaggaggaagatgaagatgagAGTGATgatgaggatgaggaaaagcaaaatgctgcagCTGGTGAAAGACCTGAGGATGGCACGAGTTCGGACCACATCAGACGCAAAAAGTGTAACGGCGCAAAGGACAATGAAAACTTACTCAATGGCCACGATGGAAAAGACACCGATAATCTGAGTTTAAAAAGCAGTGCCATCCACCCTTGTGGAAATCCAACGGTTATTGAGGATGCTTTGGAAAAGGTTAGGAGCAATGACCCTGACACCACAGAGGTCAATCTGAACAACATTGAAAACATCACTTCACAGATGCTTATACAGTTTTCTCAGGCCCTGAGGGACAACACAGTGGTTAAGTCATTCAGCTTGGCTAACACGCATGCTGATGACAATGTTGCAATAGCTATTGCTGGTATGTTAAAGGTAAATCAGCATATAACTAGTCTGAATATTGAGTCAAATTTTATCACAGGCAAAGGAGTGCTGGCCATCATGAGAGCTTTGCAGACCAACAAGGTTCTAACAGAACTGCGGTTCCACAATCAAAGGCATATCATGGGCAGCCAGGTGGAAATGGACATAGTTAAACTGTTGAAAGAGAACACCACTCTGGTCAAGCTTGGATACCACTTTGAGCTTGCTGGCCCAAGAATGAGCATGACAAGTATCCTGACAAGAAATATGGATAAACAAAGGCAAAAGCGTATGCAGGAGCAGCGGCAACAAGAGTCTGGTTGTGATGGAGCCATCAATCCAAAGACCAAAGTCTTGCAGAAAGGGACGCCTCGGTCCTCACCTTATGTGTCGCCTAAGAGCTCACCTTGGTCCTCTCCAAAGCTCCCTAAGAAAGCACCGCCAGTGAAAAGTCAGCCTCCAGCTCCGGcacccccacctccccctccacccccacctcctcctcctcctcctcctcctcctccggtTATTCCAGAGAAGAAGGCACCAACCAGGAATATAGCTGAAGTCATCAAACAGCAAGAAAGCTCAAAAAAAGCCTTACAGaatggacagaaaaagaaaaaaggcaaaaaaagcaaaaaagatgaGAACAGCATAttgaaggaaattaaagatTCTCTAAAATCAGTCTCAGACAGAAAATCAGAGGAAGGTTCACGACCCTCCAGCCGTCCCTCCACCCCACAAAGGTCTCTCCATGACAACCTTATGGAAGCAATTCGGGCAAGCAGCATAAAGCAATTAAGGCGG GTGGAGGTACCAGAAGCCCTTCGGTGA
- the LMOD2 gene encoding leiomodin-2 isoform X1, with translation MSTFGYRRELSKYEDIDEDELLASLTEEELKELERELEDIEPDRNLPVGQRQKSLTEKTPTGTFSREALMAYWERETRKLLEKERLGACDKDSEQEEDNSEDIHEEYFTESNSEVSEEAYTEEDDEEQEEDEEEDEDESDDEDEEKQNAAAGERPEDGTSSDHIRRKKCNGAKDNENLLNGHDGKDTDNLSLKSSAIHPCGNPTVIEDALEKVRSNDPDTTEVNLNNIENITSQMLIQFSQALRDNTVVKSFSLANTHADDNVAIAIAGMLKVNQHITSLNIESNFITGKGVLAIMRALQTNKVLTELRFHNQRHIMGSQVEMDIVKLLKENTTLVKLGYHFELAGPRMSMTSILTRNMDKQRQKRMQEQRQQESGCDGAINPKTKVLQKGTPRSSPYVSPKSSPWSSPKLPKKAPPVKSQPPAPAPPPPPPPPPPPPPPPPPPVIPEKKAPTRNIAEVIKQQESSKKALQNGQKKKKGKKSKKDENSILKEIKDSLKSVSDRKSEEGSRPSSRPSTPQRSLHDNLMEAIRASSIKQLRRVEVPEALR, from the exons CTCAGTAAATATGAAGACATTGACGAAGATGAGCTCCTCGCTTCTCTCACTGAAGaggagctgaaggagctggagcGGGAGCTGGAGGACATAGAGCCCGACCGTAACCTTCCAGTGGGACAACGGCAGAAGAGTCTGACGGAGAAAACACCGACGGGGACTTTCAGCCGAGAAGCGCTGATGGCCTATTGGGAGAGGGAGACCAGGAAACTcttagaaaaagagagattgGGTGCGTGTGACAAG GATTCTGAGCAAGAAGAAGACAATTCAGAAGACATTCACGAAgaatatttcacagaaagcaaTAGTGAAGTGTCTGAGGAGGCATATACTGAAGAGGATgatgaagaacaagaagaagatgaggaggaagatgaagatgagAGTGATgatgaggatgaggaaaagcaaaatgctgcagCTGGTGAAAGACCTGAGGATGGCACGAGTTCGGACCACATCAGACGCAAAAAGTGTAACGGCGCAAAGGACAATGAAAACTTACTCAATGGCCACGATGGAAAAGACACCGATAATCTGAGTTTAAAAAGCAGTGCCATCCACCCTTGTGGAAATCCAACGGTTATTGAGGATGCTTTGGAAAAGGTTAGGAGCAATGACCCTGACACCACAGAGGTCAATCTGAACAACATTGAAAACATCACTTCACAGATGCTTATACAGTTTTCTCAGGCCCTGAGGGACAACACAGTGGTTAAGTCATTCAGCTTGGCTAACACGCATGCTGATGACAATGTTGCAATAGCTATTGCTGGTATGTTAAAGGTAAATCAGCATATAACTAGTCTGAATATTGAGTCAAATTTTATCACAGGCAAAGGAGTGCTGGCCATCATGAGAGCTTTGCAGACCAACAAGGTTCTAACAGAACTGCGGTTCCACAATCAAAGGCATATCATGGGCAGCCAGGTGGAAATGGACATAGTTAAACTGTTGAAAGAGAACACCACTCTGGTCAAGCTTGGATACCACTTTGAGCTTGCTGGCCCAAGAATGAGCATGACAAGTATCCTGACAAGAAATATGGATAAACAAAGGCAAAAGCGTATGCAGGAGCAGCGGCAACAAGAGTCTGGTTGTGATGGAGCCATCAATCCAAAGACCAAAGTCTTGCAGAAAGGGACGCCTCGGTCCTCACCTTATGTGTCGCCTAAGAGCTCACCTTGGTCCTCTCCAAAGCTCCCTAAGAAAGCACCGCCAGTGAAAAGTCAGCCTCCAGCTCCGGcacccccacctccccctccacccccacctcctcctcctcctcctcctcctcctccggtTATTCCAGAGAAGAAGGCACCAACCAGGAATATAGCTGAAGTCATCAAACAGCAAGAAAGCTCAAAAAAAGCCTTACAGaatggacagaaaaagaaaaaaggcaaaaaaagcaaaaaagatgaGAACAGCATAttgaaggaaattaaagatTCTCTAAAATCAGTCTCAGACAGAAAATCAGAGGAAGGTTCACGACCCTCCAGCCGTCCCTCCACCCCACAAAGGTCTCTCCATGACAACCTTATGGAAGCAATTCGGGCAAGCAGCATAAAGCAATTAAGGCGG GTGGAGGTACCAGAAGCCCTTCGGTGA